In a genomic window of Scheffersomyces stipitis CBS 6054 chromosome 4, complete sequence:
- a CDS encoding predicted protein translates to MNTLRENSNTSNISPHKESPTMSAPTVTTRPKAALKKEELEKIAKQLKKKLSKASIAAKQSLSPTDVKTSTSMPRSSPLKSYSLKKQYSGSAINNLSSSPNTLCSPTGKSPTHLNTPAAIYLSSSPLRNMAADSTENDESLDSPTKRRKTSPRMDSKGPHMVLEEIQRPNTPSGSLQSSLKPSLELTAADAEKNKKKEQPTTTPTLAKRELHGSPPSSANILLQTPKQSRANTNGGAYNDEEGADLLMYLATSPSPAKPYFSNSARPIHGSSQIHPTSSSVPNSSGSLSLTHKPTMSAGSSSSFILPPPVTPKRHSTINSKTPQNRLTPSMNLFNNLNGNTGLPSSGLTLTPTGFNMNDYVNFFTPSPGGTGLNKNLLRTPDFNNLLNGQPNTTVEASGGVNGRPKVDGKMLNFNKVLFSSSANGPEGNAKE, encoded by the coding sequence ATGAACACTCTTCGAGAGAACAGCAACACTTCCAACATCTCTCCGCACAAAGAATCACCCACCATGTCTGCTCCCACAGTCACAACCAGACCCAAAGCTgcgttgaagaaggaagagcTCGAGAAGATTGCcaaacaattgaagaaaaagctTTCCAAAGCATCCATCGCGGCAAAACAGTCACTTTCGCCCACTGATGTCAAGACATCGACGTCGATGCCTCGTTCAAGCCCGCTAAAGAGTTATCTGCTTAAGAAACAGTACTCTGGCAGCGCCATAAACAACTTGAGCTCATCTCCGAACACGCTTTGTTCTCCTACAGGAAAATCACCTACCCATTTGAATACTCCTGCCGCCATCTACTTGCTGTCGTCACCATTAAGAAACATGGCAGCAGACTCTACCGAAAACGACGAGTCGCTAGACTCGCCTACcaagagaaggaagacgTCACCACGCATGGACTCCAAGGGTCCCCATATGGTTTTGGAAGAGATCCAAAGACCAAACACGCCCTCAGGCTCGTTACAGAGCTCGTTGAAGCCATCTCTAGAGCTCACGGCCGCTGATgctgaaaagaacaaaaagaaagaacaaccTACAACAACGCCGACATTGGCAAAGCGAGAACTTCACGGCTCTCCACCTTCTTCAGCCAACATTCTATTGCAAACACCAAAGCAATCACGTGCAAACACCAATGGAGGAGCCtacaacgacgaagaaggtGCTGACTTACTTATGTACTTGGCTACATCTCCTTCTCCAGCCAAGCCGTACTTTTCCAATAGTGCGAGACCTATACATGGCAGCAGTCAAATTCATCCTACATCATCCTCAGTGCCAAATTCCTCAGGTTCCCTCTCTCTAACACATAAACCTACAATGTCGGCGGGTTCTTCCAGCTCTTTCATATTACCACCACCAGTGACACCAAAAAGACACTCCACCATCAACTCGAAAACTCCACAGAATAGATTGACTCCCTCAATgaatctcttcaacaacttgaacggAAATACAGGCTTACCGTCGTCTGGCTTGACTCTCACACCCACTGGATTCAACATGAACGACTACGTAAACTTCTTTACGCCTTCACCAGGCGGCACTGgtttgaacaagaacttgttgcGTACTccagacttcaacaatttgctCAATGGCCAGCCAAACACAACCGTAGAAGCCAGTGGTGGGGTGAACGGAAGACCAAAGGTCGACGGCAAGATgttgaatttcaacaaggtTTTGTTCAGTAGCTCAGCCAACGGCCCAGAAGGAAATGCCAAAGAATGA
- a CDS encoding methionine aminopeptidase, isoform 2 (go_function metalloexopeptidase activity~go_process proteolysis and peptidolysis), with translation MEYPLEVNSHRTTSEELRYLDRQQNNRWEDFRKGAEIHRRVRHKAQSSIRAGMSMTEIADLIENSVRSYAAADHTLKAGIGFPTGLSLNHVAAHYTPNTGDKLSLGKDDLMKVDIGVHVNGHICDSAFTMTLNDTGKYDSIMKAVKDATNTGVKEAGIDVRLNDIGEAIQEVMESYEMELDGKTYPVKCIKNLNGHNIGDYIIHSGKTVPIVANGDMTKMEEGETFAIETFGSTGRGYVLTEGECSHYSRNQNIDGIRVPSERAKTLLNSITSNFGTLPWCRRYLERTGEEKYLFALNQLVRAGIVEEYPPLVDIKGSYTAQYEHTILLHPHKKEVVTRGDDY, from the coding sequence ATGGAGTATCCACTTGAAGTCAATTCTCACCGTACCACTTCTGAGGAGTTAAGATACTTGGACAGACAGCAGAACAACAGATGGGAAGATTTCCGTAAAGGAGCCGAGATCCACAGACGTGTACGTCACAAGGCTCAATCGTCCATCAGAGCCGGAATGTCCATGACTGAAATTGCTGACTTAATAGAGAATTCTGTGAGAAGCTACGCTGCTGCAGACCACACATTAAAAGCTGGTATAGGATTTCCAACTGGTTTGTCATTGAACCATGTCGCTGCCCATTATACCCCCAATACTGGAGACAAGTTGTCTCTCGGTAAAGATGACCTTATGAAGGTAGATATAGGAGTCCATGTCAATGGCCATATTTGTGACTCAGCCTTTACGATGACTTTGAATGATACTGGGAAATACGACAGTATCATGAAGGCTGTCAAGGATGCCACCAACACTGGTGTGAAGGAGGCTGGTATTGATGTCAGACTCAACGATATCGGTGAAGCCATTCAGGAAGTGATGGAGTCGTACGAAATGGAGTTGGACGGAAAGACATATCCTGTCAAGTGtatcaagaacttgaacgGACACAACATTGGTGACTACATCATCCATTCCGGTAAAACCGTACCTATTGTAGCCAATGGGGATATGACGAAGATGGAAGAGGGTGAGACTTTCGCTATTGAGACGTTTGGATCGACCGGCAGAGGCTATGTCCTCACCGAGGGTGAATGTTCGCACTATTCTCGAAACCAGAACATCGACGGCATCCGTGTTCCTTCCGAAAGAGCAAAGACATTGTTGAACTCTATCACATCCAACTTCGGAACATTGCCCTGGTGTCGTAGATACTTGGAGAGAACCGGTGAAGAGAAGTACTTGTTCGCTTTGAACCAGTTGGTCAGAGCAGGGATCGTGGAAGAATACCCTCCTCTTGTAGACATCAAAGGCAGTTACACAGCACAGTACGAGCACACCATCTTGTTACATCCCCACAAGAAGGAGGTTGTCACCCGTGGTGATGACTACTAG